TCAGAAGTAGCTTGGATGCACAGTTTTGTGACCTCTACAACAAAAAAGCCCTCAAATATAGGGTTATTGTGAATGCACACGGACAGGTTAGCCaccttattttctctctctctctcacacacacacacacacacacacacacacaatggaaCAGTTGACACCCTCAGCTCATCGGTTTATAATCCTGAGAAGTAGGGCAGTAGTTGAACACTGAAAGTGAGTTACATTATCTTTCCTCTAAATGATATGCAAAAGTATCTCCCAGTGCCCGGCAGAAGTACGACTTGTGTCCTGGGGAACTGACTGGAAAACTGCCAGTGGCCATGTTGCCTCAGTATCCAAAACCATCCCTGGGGCCAGAGGGATCTGCTCAAAGATGGGTCACCATCTTCTGATGAAGCAGCCTCCTCCAGATTCAGAAGCTTCATGGTGCCCTCTGTACTGGGCATCACTAAACAAACATGCTAGAAGCACTCCTCTGTTTATAAAGAAACCAACACAATACACCTGGTTGGGCAATACACATCTCTTAATACAATAAACTCTTATACGGGCAGTATGAATTAATATGTTTTAATTTTGTCTGCTATAAAAAATGAATGAAGACTTCTGCTTGGTACATTTGGCTTTACAATGTTAATAATTAATGCTAGTGTATGTGTTTGCACTTCATTATGCTCCATTAACCAGTGACAAAGCTTTGCAACAATTTGATCATAACATGTGAATCATAGAAGAACTCTTACTTATCGGCACACACACACTACCGCAAAACTCAATACAAACCTATAAAATCTAACTGGATTAGCTGTATCCATTGCAATATTTGTGCTTATTTTATCTCAGAAGATACGCTACTAGCAaaaatacactttttttttttttttgcatttccccACCCCATATTACACTGTAGAAGACATTATTCAGTGCATTTCCTAAGAAAAAACTTCATTATAgtatatatctctctatatatctatTCCATAAAGAAAAGAAGAGCATAATGCAATTTTTAAGATTTCCACtaaaggtgggggggagaaatCAGTGTTTTAGAACTCTAGTCCCCTCTCCTACTGACAAAGATTTATTTGTCACTGATATTTAGCTCTTTGTTCTGCTAAGCATGGAGATGAAAGGACACGCTGCGGAAGAGAAAGCTGCCATTCCCACTCCTCTCCGTCCTCAGCAGATTTCCTGGAGCATTCATTAATGGCGGTGTCTGCCTAGGTCACTTGCTTTTTTGGTGGCACCAATGAAGCTCAAATTGAACCCATAAATCATTTTCCAATTAGGAAAGAACTGAGTTACATGGCCACTTTCATCAGTGCTGGGATTTTTCCACTGGCTGAGTAAAAGGAAGTGGATTACGggtacaggaggaggagggattgagGTTAGCATTATGACAAGCTTCCtgcctgtcagcagtgtgacacACTAGAATAACTGATTGATGGAGGTCAAAACCTCTCCTATAGATATTCCAGAATCACAGCACCATCTGCCCCAGTGAGCTAAATGAGGTGGGGTAATCCTACCTAGACCAGGAAGAcagaatgaatgacctctggagGGCCCTTCCTAGATCTACAGTTTGATGAGATGGTCATAAAGGCAggtacccctccccttcccccagctcttccccaccCAATTTCAAATGATCTGGGGAAGGGTACCGAATATCGGTAACCCCACACTGACTACATGACCTGAGGCTACATCGAAAAAGTAGTTCGGATAACTGGTATCCGTGGAGCTATCCAAGCAAGTCACACCTTATTGATCCGATATCCAAGCTAGTTGACGAGATATTCAAACCAGTTTATCAGAAAGCTATCCAACCTAGCTGAGGttccaaatgcttggaagaataggcATTCTGCAGGTCTGAATGGCCAAAGACAGAAGTCCTAGGAAGAGAGGGCAAGTTCTTCCCCTCTGGCAAACTCCCCATCATCCTCTGTGCCTTGACTTAGTCCATTTGATGGAACAAGCCATTCCCCACTAGCCTCCAGGATCTCCAAAATCCAACAAGTAAATTGAGAACGCATTGGTTCTTTTGGGAGGTAATCTTAAAATGCATTTCTGCTTTTCCCTTATGCAATACAAAGAACTCCAGGAATATAATCACACTAAGATTTATATAAGCATGTGTTATGTGTGTGTATGATAGCAGGTACACTTGTGactatctatacatatatatatatatatgtatatctatctaggaaaaaattaaaaatttggTTCCACAATTACAGCTACCAAGGACCGGCAGCCTAGACAGCAAATGTAATTCAGTAAAATTGTAACTCTGACATACAGTATTATAAAGTGAGTAGTTTGAAGTTATTGCTTTGATTACATAGTAAAGAAGATCCCATCGATCTGTTGCAAAACTTTTATACAGAATGAGTAAAACTGTTTTCCTTTTCAAGTAATAGCAAGATTCTGGACTCAGAAGTTCTACACATAACAGTAGAATGCTTGAAGGATTGTTTTTGCTTTTTGAAATGGAATGGGTTGCCTTAGGACTCATCTCTAACGATTTCAATCCACCTAAGAACAGATGCAAGCAACTACAGAACTTTAAAAGCAAGAAAAGTCACAGGACAATTAGCATCCCAAATATTTCAGGCTGAGGAGGGCTTGTCGGGGCTGTTTAAAGCTCAGCTTTAGGGTGAATGTGGCCTGCCATTTGAAAGGGGTCATCCCATTCCATGGATGCAGTGCTATTTCACAACCGGAAGCTTGTAAGGAGAATAATTTAAGTGGGTCAAGAGCAGGGTTAATGCAACATTCACACTTCACAAaagatcccatttctgccactggaTGATCTTTGCTTTTCTGAGCAGAGAACAACATTCAGAGTGTAAGTTGATTTCAGGCACTTTTTACACATGTCCATTTGGAGTTAAAATCTGCACGGACGATTTCAGTCCAGAAAAGACGGCGGGGCCACCACCCGAGACCCCATCACAAGACGACGACCACTGCTGAGACGAGATGTCTTTGTGGTGCCCTTCCAGCTGCGGTACAAAGATTTTAAGACAAAACCCCACAACCGTTTTTTACTTGGAAAATATAAAATTAGGGGAAATTCCACGTAGAGAGTTTCCGCTACTCTCAAAATAAATAACACGATGTGACCAAACGTTGGTCGCTGAGCGCCGGTCCACCCCACCTGAGTCTCTTTTCCCAAGACTAACTACTGGTGGGCAACAGGATCTCAATTTCTTTGCCATTGGTTACTACTGCACTATTAGAGCAGCTACCGGCTAGGTCCTCTGGGGTACCCAGGGAGGCTGCCTGGGAAGGGGTTTTGGTCAGTGGAACTGTCGAGGATGGCGCTGGGGCCAGGCCCGGTTTTTTGGGTGGGATCGGAGGGGGGTTTCCTCTTTCGGCTCTGGGTATGGTGGGGGATTTGATGCCGGGGGACAGAGGGCTCAGTGGACTGGAGACTTTCCCTGGGGTAGGTGAGTGGCTGCTGTCGCCTCTTGGGTTGGGGGAGCTGGCCAGATTGCGATAGTCAGTGCCAAAGGGCGAGCTGTTGGGGGAGACGGGCTTGATCGGCCCCTGCTGGCTGGTGAACCTGGAAAGCACCTGAGTGACTGTGTTACGAGCCAGCTGCTTGGCGGCAGAGTTGTCGACGAGGGTCGGGGACAGGTCTCGGGACGGGGGGCTCTGCAGGCCGCTCGCCTGTTGGTCTTGGTCGGCTTGGGACTGGAATTTGTGTCGAGCTGCGTGAAATCGCTGGTTGATCCCTACTTGGTAGGAAGACTGGTAGCTGGGACTGCTGGCTGATGGCCCAGTGAGCCGCTTGCTCAGCACGGGCGAAGAGCACGGGGAGGAAGTCAAGGAGGAGGCGGCCGTGCTGCTAGGAGACAGCGAGATCCCACCGGATGGAAGATGAGCGGCCATGGGGACGGGAGACTCGGGTCCCGCCGGAGAACCGCTCCCATTCTCCATTGCGTTCTCTTGGGCCGGCACGGCCAGCTTCTCTCTTGAGGGGGCCTGGGACTCCGCCCCGCTGCTTTGCAACAACTCTTTGCTGGCTGACATCTCTGGGTCACAGTGGCCGTTGGATTTGGTCAATGGGGGAGCAGGTGAGGCAGGGCTCAGCAGCCCGGTGTTGATCCCCTTGGAGCTGACACTCAGGAAGGTCCTTTCTGCCGGCAGGTGCTCTGTCTGACACGATACAGACACCAGGGAGGGCGGTTCGGTTGCCGTGTCTTTAGATACCGCTCCCGGTTTCTTGGTTGCCTCATTACGGCCTCTGGCCTCGTAAGATGCTTCTAGCTCCTTCACAGTTTTCTTCAGgatctccatctcttctctcagaGCCCTGGTGCGGTTTTCTTCTCGATTCAGTTTGGCTCGTAGCTGCTCCCTTTCAATGTCGAACTCGGAGAGCTGCTTttctacctgggcctcagtttgcacCCCTCGCCTCCTCTCGGCTGCCAACTCTTCCTCCAGCTTGCTTGCTCTGCTCCGCTCTTTCTCCAGTTTGAGGCTCAGTTCCCCTGCCTTCTGTCCTTCCTCTGCTGCCTTGTTGGTGGCCTTCTTGCACTCCATCACCAGCATGGAGGACAGCTGTTTGTGGCGggacctctcttcctccagctGGCTGGAAAGCTTCTTCTGCTCCTTTTCAAACTTCTTCACTTGAGACTTCTCAAATTCCAACTGGGAAGAAAACCAAACGGTCTATTAGAGGACCAAAGCCAAAGCAACTGTACCTTTCTGCCAGACtagaagctcctggaaggcagggatcctgtctactaactctatggtatcctcccaagcatttggtacagtgcacggcacagggAAAGCCCtcgatcaatactactgattgaccgactgacagggagagagaaaagcctTGCTGATGAAGCACCAATCAGGTCGGTGCCTTAAATACAACTCCAGTGAATGGATTAGCTTGGCATCACTACCAAGACAGTCCACCCAAGTCCTGAGCAGGGAGAAATTGATGGGGAGAAGGCTGGGGCTAGGAAATGAGCTGAGCATCCAGCTCCATTTGCCAGTCCCTGGGGCATGAGGGCCACAACCCCTTACCTGTTGAGTGAGTCGTTCCCGCTCCTTCTCCAACATATAGGTGACATCATCCCCTTCGGCAGTGTCTTGTGCATGCCTCTGCCGTTCTTCCTCCAGATCCAGGATCACCTTCCAAAGACAGAAAGGAAATCCACCTGTCATCTCTACATATAAAAAAAGCCTCACATCTTCTCATGCCAACTTCAAAGAATTATCTCCAGAGATAAGGTGAGCAGCTGCAGGCTGCAACTACCTCACTGCCCAAGTAAAGCTTGTGTAGAAAAGTGGGAGAAAGACCAAAAAAGAGACGGTATCAAAACAGAGTGGGACTGTGGAGGATATTTTGCTTAATTTGGTGCATGATAATTAAAGATAATGACACACAAGGGaaacccccatctctcctcctgtGCCCATCTCTGCTGTTGGAtcaataagctccttatggaaagAGATCATGTTTCCAGCTTTTACTGTcttcttccaagcactctgcacatagtaggcaaaaAAGAAATAATATTACTTGATTGATGGACTactatataaaaatgagcacatgtcacatattggtaatttagttcaatgtctgtctcccctctagactgtaagctccttgtgggagggagcatgtctatcaactcttgtattgaattctcctgaatgcttagtatagggctctgtacacagtaagccctcaataaacatcactgattgactggctgggtCAGCCATCTGGGCTTAAAATGGAGGACATTCTTCACAAGgcctctgcttctctctatctACTTTTACTATTGAAGATGGTGGCAAAGAATCAAACAGAATTATGAAGGAGAAAcatgaggtggagggggagattcCCTGACTAAAGAGAGTGGGATTTTCCCCACTCGCTTCATCATGAGCACTATAGGCACAAACAGATATTGCTCACGGCTCCTGAGACACCCCCATGGCCCCAGCCTTTCTTGGCTTCACCCATCCTAGCTGCTGCTTTTCCTGCATTTTTCTTTAATTGCAATTAACCTGAACGAGAGAGTTCAGACTTCTCAGAGTTTGGCTTCGAGAAGAGAGAGCTTAACCCAGCTGTTCCAGGAGGCTGTTATAAAAGCCTAGCCAGACGAGTAGGCTTCACATCCCCTTTGGAAATCTTACACTGGCATATTAGAGAAAAGgccaaaacaaacaagcaaacgaacaaaaaaaaaacccaaataccaGCCCCCAGACCTGCATGCATCCCCATTAACGCATTCCCGAAGCCAGGCCCAAGAAACATGCCAGCTCTCTGGAGCTCTTGGTATCCAACTTGAAAGAATCGGGCCAAAGAGCGTACTGGGTTGCAGCCTTAATGTTTCCAGGTCACTACAATTCTGATCTTTCATTCAAACTCTCTTCCAAATTGTCAGCAAACAATTAGAGGAAGACCTTTTGGTCAAAACCAAATGGTGAGATGCAAAAGAGTGGATGGGCTTTAGTGCAGGTGAATCCTCCCCAGCCTAACGACCACCAGGCTGTAGTAGCTGCTAAAGCAGTTTAGGGATTTGCCTTGATTCCTGCCATCCCAAATGCAAGAATGCTGGTGGGGAGCCAGGTTGATACTTGAAGAGATGCAGATTTTAGTGGACACCTTCTTATGGGTGGCTAGTGACACCAGAGGGCAAATAGCTGACAAATCCCTCGAAGTTCCTCAAATTCCACTGTGCTGAGGTTAGTGGAAGCCTCATAGCtagttagaccagggaaaaggtcaTTTCTAACAAGTGAGAATTGCTCTTAATCAGCATTAGAAAATGGTTATGATAATAAACAAACTCGAAATAGCAAAAAATGAGAAACAAAACAATTTCCAGTATGCATATGGTGCAATTTAGgcgaacacacagacacacacaatgcAGTACTCCCCAGTGATCATTTCAACTTCTATAATTTGTGCTCTTCATGGTAAAAACCAAAGatctattaagcacctattgttgCTCAGTTTCAGAGAGCTAAACAATTTAGCATTTTAACAAGCAAACATCCAACACAAGCTGATTAACACTGGACTAAAACAAgaggtggaggacctgggttctaatcctgactctgctacttgtccactgtgtaatcttgggcaaatcactcaagttctctgtgcctcagttacctcttctgtaaaatggggattaaagctgtgagttccatatgggacatagactgtgaccaacctgattagtttggtatctatcccagatcttagcatagtgcctggagcatagtaatcactgaacaaataccataacaaaattcTGAAATAGCCTAAGAAGAAACCTAGTCTGTAAATGAAATAATCAGCCAGTGGTTTTTCTAGTAGGGTTCAGTGAAAGTGGATGTAAGCAGTAAGCGGGCCAAGATGAGACGGAGAGAAAAAGGCAAGAGTCCAAACCTCCCAGAATTCCGCTCTGAGAAGAGCTGAGAGACTAACCCAGCTGTCAGTTTGGAGATAGAGGTaaagagaaagagcgagagatgAGAAATATGCATACACACGCATGggcccccacacatacacacacaaaatgcCACACAGACATGTTTTCACTCAGACAGTCTTCTCCTTGGCCTGTTGTTTGCAGCATAAGAAACAGAGCTGAGCATGTCCCTTTCTACCTtctacctctccctcctgccaggtTTCTTGCTCTTTCCTGGAGTAAccactgctcctgctgctgctgaagatAATACTAGTGTTGCTACTGAGAGCTAACTCTGGCAGCTAGTGAAAAACTGGTTCCCAACACCCCATGAACTCAGGAATGCAGCTCCCTAC
This sequence is a window from Ornithorhynchus anatinus isolate Pmale09 chromosome 7, mOrnAna1.pri.v4, whole genome shotgun sequence. Protein-coding genes within it:
- the CTTNBP2NL gene encoding CTTNBP2 N-terminal-like protein, yielding MNLEKLSKPELLTLFSILEGELEARDLVIEALKAQHRDTFIEERYGKYNISDPLMALQRDFETLKEENHGDRQPVSTNPLSVLKVVMKQCKNMQERMLSQLAAAESRHRKVILDLEEERQRHAQDTAEGDDVTYMLEKERERLTQQLEFEKSQVKKFEKEQKKLSSQLEEERSRHKQLSSMLVMECKKATNKAAEEGQKAGELSLKLEKERSRASKLEEELAAERRRGVQTEAQVEKQLSEFDIEREQLRAKLNREENRTRALREEMEILKKTVKELEASYEARGRNEATKKPGAVSKDTATEPPSLVSVSCQTEHLPAERTFLSVSSKGINTGLLSPASPAPPLTKSNGHCDPEMSASKELLQSSGAESQAPSREKLAVPAQENAMENGSGSPAGPESPVPMAAHLPSGGISLSPSSTAASSLTSSPCSSPVLSKRLTGPSASSPSYQSSYQVGINQRFHAARHKFQSQADQDQQASGLQSPPSRDLSPTLVDNSAAKQLARNTVTQVLSRFTSQQGPIKPVSPNSSPFGTDYRNLASSPNPRGDSSHSPTPGKVSSPLSPLSPGIKSPTIPRAERGNPPPIPPKKPGLAPAPSSTVPLTKTPSQAASLGTPEDLAGSCSNSAVVTNGKEIEILLPTSS